From the genome of Argentina anserina chromosome 4, drPotAnse1.1, whole genome shotgun sequence, one region includes:
- the LOC126790545 gene encoding histone-lysine N-methyltransferase, H3 lysine-9 specific SUVH4-like isoform X2 gives MAAPEESVLQRRASLRLRYSQQKPFYGTRKRAGSEAAARDGVVVSKKSKVKLSSPANKTETGIKTLGRHSVDADDEAEESRESDGGNESVELNGRDMSVYVASGAKIDDEGRSYVVKLKETLRRFNLHYLHFVQNESESHDDLKKPSKGTDKKTIPENGSGSVVLQKKQSKRPDLKAISQMLRDKEILYPEKSIGHLLGIEVGQQFFSRAEMVVAGFHSHWLNGIDIVGKSKGKDKFKGYTLPIAVAIVLSGQYEDDVDNSDEIVYTGQGGNDLLGNKRQIQDQVMRAGNLALKNNMEQFLPVRVIRGHKCDTSYTKKVYTYDGLYQVHHYWAEKGVAGFTVFKYRLKRLPGQPKLITNQVLYTNGKGSKAQSELPGLVCKDICNGLEDIQVPVTNIVDIPPVAPVGLTYITTTEVAKGVYIPPRARGCSCQGNCTNSRTCSCAQLNGGDFPYVSRDGGRLVEAKAVVFECGPQCGCGPNCVNRASQRGLKYRLEVFRTHDKGWAVRSWDFIPAGAPVCEYIAILRRNDEIDNLSEKDNEYVFEIDCWQTMNGIGRREKRMGNVAIPNSDAISESDPEYCYDAGSRGNVARYINHSCDPNLFVQCVLREHHDVRLARIVLFAADNIPALQELSYDYGYELDSVVGPDGKVKKLFCCCGAAGCRKRLY, from the exons ATGGCCGCACCGGAGGAATCAGTGCTCCAGCGCCGGGCGAGTCTTCGGCTTCGCTactcgcagcagaagcctTTCTATGGCACTAGGAAGAGGGCCGGATCGGAGGCTGCCGCTCGGGACGGCGTCGTTGTGAGCAAGAAGTCCAAGGTTAAGCTCTCGTCACCGGCGAACAAGACCGAGACTGGGATCAAGACATTGGGGAGGCACAGTGTGGATGCTGACGATGAAGCTGAAGAATCGAGAGAGAGTGATGGTGGGAATGAGAGTGTGGAGTTGAATGGGCGTGATATGAGTGTGTATGTAGCTTCTGGAGCCAAGATTGATGATGAGGGTAGAAGCTATGTTGTCAAGTTGAAGGAGACGCTCCGACGATTCAATCTGCATTACCTTCATTTTGTTCAG AATGAGAGTGAAAGCCATGATGATCTAAAGAAACCTTCAAAGGGAACTGATAAGAAGACAATTCCTGAG AATGGGAGTGGAAGTGTTGTTCTTCAGAAGAAGCAGTCCAAGAGACCTGATCTTAAGGCAATTTCACAG ATGTTGAGGGACAAAGAAATTCTATACCCTGAAAAATCAATTGGTCATCTACTGG GTATTGAGGTCGGACAACAGTTCTTCTCTCGAGCTGAAATGGTGGTTGCAGGGTTTCATAGCCACTGGTTGAATGGAATTGATATTGTTGGAAAATCTAAAGGAAAG GACAAATTCAAAGGATATACCTTGCCTATTGCAGTGGCAATCGTGTTGTCCGGTCAATATGAAGATGATGTTGATAACTCGGATGAAATTGTGTACACTGGCCAAGGTGGAAATGACTTACTTGGTAATAAACGTCAGATCCAAGATCAAGTAATGCGTGCGGGTAATTTGGCTCTTAAG AATAATATGGAGCAGTTTCTTCCCGTCAGAGTTATCCGTGGTCATAAATGTGACACTAGCTATACTAAGAAAGTTTATACATATGATGGATTGTACCAG GTTCACCATTATTGGGCAGAGAAGGGTGTAGCAGGGTTTACCGTATTTAAGTACCGTTTGAAGCGACTTCCAGGGCAACCTAAATTGATCACTAATCAG GTTTTATATACTAATGGGAAAGGGTCTAAAGCTCAGTCGGAATTGCCTGG GTTGGTGTGCAAGGACATTTGCAATGGTCTAGAAGATATACAAGTTCCAGTTACCAATATAGTTGATATTCCTCCTGTAGCGCCTGTAG GCCTTACATATATCACAACTACTGAAGTTGCCAAAGGTGTATACATTCCACCACGTGCTCGTGGGTGCAGTTGCCAAGGTAACTGTACTAATTCAAGGACTTGTTCCTGTGCTCAACTCAACGGTGGTGACTTCCCTTACGTTAGTAGAGATGGTGGAAG ATTGGTTGAAGCAAAGGCTGTTGTGTTTGAGTGCGGTCCACAATGTGGCTGTGGACCAAATTGTGTGAATCGCGCGTCTCAACGAGGATTGAAATATCGACTTGAG GTATTCCGCACACATGATAAAGGCTGGGCTGTTAGGTCTTGGGACTTTATTCCTGCTGGTGCACCTGTATGTGAGTACATTGCAATTCTTAGAAGGAATGATGAAATAGATAATCTCTCAGAGAAAGATAATGAGTATGTATTTGAAATTGATTGCTGGCAGACGATGAATGGAATAGGGAGAAGAGAG AAACGAATGGGGAATGTGGCTATTCCAAACAGTGATGCCATATCAGAAAGTGATCCCGAGTATTGCTATGATGCAGGTTCACGTGGCAATGTAGCTAGATATATTAATCATAGTTGTGATCCGAATCTCTTTGTACAGTGTGTTTTGAGGGAGCATCATGATGTTAGGCTTGCTAGAATTGTGTTATTCGCAGCAGATAACATACCTGCATTGCAG GAACTTTCATATGACTATGGATATGAACTTGACAGCGTGGTTGGTCCcgatggaaaagtaaagaagtTATTTTGCTGTTGTGGTGCAGCAGGATGTAGAAAGCGTTTGTACTAG
- the LOC126792962 gene encoding protein MEI2-like 4 isoform X2 yields the protein MPSEVMDLKGLSSSSFFSEDAFFPNEVGCWKSDNLPDKNAGKKSLASSSLEKCQTVKSLDHPDLFSTRGKKVHPGFNRQAVGAERALSHSLNLSRTVSLDSVTKSNVNVETASYYTEGGKVNMMGTQYESSLFSSSLSDLFSMKLRLSSNNTQYGHSADSVDSNYEEEEIFESLEEMEAQTIGNLLPNDDELLSGVTDGLEYNVPLTASDDIEELDFFSSSGGMDLGDDGLSAGQNYSDFPGGASGQQCNGSAVGEHPSRTLFVRNINSNIEDSELRTLFEQYGDIQTLYTACKHRGFVMISYYDIRAARNAMKALQNKPLRRRKLDIHYSIPKDNPSEKDINQGTLVVFNLDSSVSNDELRELFGVYGEIKEIRETPNRIHHKFIEFYDVRAADSALNSLNRSDIAGKRIKLEPSRPGGAKRSSGLEQDDCSLYLQQSSPPSNSVTGFPGNGSVMAVHSAAPSFENMFHHGISSSVPNGHSSVIRVESAVSQSGLTESIHSASPLPHSLPEYHNGLPTCVNCNPTGSVSASISVRPPERIDNRHFPRVSSGHSLELNDSAFGSLGNVNGINPGHHYAWNNSFQPQAPGMMWSSSPSFANGIAAVHPSQRTHGLPRAPSHMLNPTMPINNHHVGSAPGANSIWDRRQAYAGESPKASGYHPGSIGNMRMPNNSPHSLDFVSRNMYPHVNGNSMDLSIPHKNVGHQAHHQRCMMYPGRSQMGPVINSFDQPTERPRNRRNEGSSNQGDNKKQYELDIDRIMRGDDTRTTLMIKNIPNKYTSKMLLAAIDERHRGTYNFIYLPIDFKNKCNVGYAFINMTDPRQIVPLYQSFNGKKWEKFNSEKVASLAYARIQGKSALIAHFQNSSLMNEDKRCRPILFNTDGPNAGDQVPFPMGVNVRTRPGKSRNTSNEENHGGSPPNSGDGEHSYNGGSSAGSKDSD from the exons ATGCCATCTGAAGTAATGGACTTAAAGGGCTTGTCATcatcttccttcttctccgaGGACGCGTTCTTTCCGAATGAG GTTGGGTGTTGGAAGTCGGATAACTTGCCAGATAAAAATG CCGGTAAGAAGTCACTTGCATCATCATCTCTGGAAAAGTGTCAGACGGTGAAATCCCTGGATCACCCTGATTTGTTTTCAACGCGAGGAAAAAAGGTGCACCCCGGCTTCAATAGACAAGCAGTTGGGGCAGAGAGAGCCTTAAGTCATTCCCTGAACTTATCGAGAACTGTGAGCCTTGACTCAGTAACAAAATCTAATGTAAATGTTGAGACAGCATCTTACTATACAGAAGGTGGCAAAGTCAATATGATGGGAACACAGTATGAGAGCAGCCTTTTCTCAAGTTCATTGTCTGATTTGTTTAGTATGAAGT TGAGACTATCGTCAAACAATACACAATATGGGCATTCTGCTGATAGTGTTGATTCAAACTATGAGGAAGAGGAAATTTTTGAATCACTTGAAGAAATGGAAGCCCAAACCATTGGGAACCTTCTCCCTAATGATGATGAGTTGCTTTCTGGGGTTACCGATGGGCTTGAGTATAATGTTCCACTCACTGCTAGTGATGATATTGAGGAGTTAGATTTTTTTAGCAGTAGTGGAGGGATGGATCTGGGAGATGACGGTTTGTCAGCTGGACAAAACTATTCGGATTTCCCTGGAGGAGCTAGTGGTCAGCAATGCAATGGTTCAGCAGTTGGAGAACACCCTTCAAGGACATTGTTTGTGAGAAACATAAACAGTAACATTGAAGACTCTGAGTTGAGAACCCTGTTTGAG CAATATGGAGACATCCAAACTCTTTATACAGCCTGCAAACATCGTGGGTTTGTCATGATATCTTATTATGATATTAGAGCAGCCCGCAATGCAATGAAAGCACTTCAGAACAAACCATTGAGGCGCCGGAAGCTTGACATTCACTACTCAATTCCAAAG GATAATCCTTCTGAGAAAGATATTAATCAGGGCACTCTTGTTGTATTCAACCTTGATTCTTCTGTTTCTAACGACGAACTTCGTGAGCTTTTTGGTGTCTATGGGGAAATCAAAGAG ATCCGTGAAACACCAAATAGAATTCATCACAAGTTTATCGAATTTTATGATGTTAGAGCGGCAGATTCTGCTCTTAACTCCCTGAACAGGAGCGATATAGCAGGGAAGAGGATTAAGCTTGAGCCAAGTCGTCCTGGAGGTGCAAAAAGGAG CTCGGGGTTAGAGCAGGATGATTGTAGCCTTTATTTGCAGCAGAGTAGCCCTCCTAGTAACTCTGTTACTGGTTTTCCTG GTAATGGATCGGTTATGGCAGTACACTCTGCAGCTCCGTCTTTTGAGAACATGTTCCATCATGGGATCTCATCTAGTGTACCCAACGGCCATTCTTCTGTGATCAGAGTTGAATCAGCAGTCAGTCAGTCTGGCCTCACTGAGTCCATTCATTCAGCAAGCCCACTGCCCCATTCACTTCCAGAGTATCATAATGGTTTGCCTACTTGTGTCAACTGCAATCCAACAGGCAGTGTATCTGCAAGTATCAGTGTTAGGCCACCAGAAAGAATTGACAACAGGCACTTTCCTAGAGTCTCAAGTGGGCACTCACTTGAACTCAATGACAGTG CTTTTGGATCGTTGGGTAATGTGAACGGCATTAATCCTGGACATCATTATGCATGGAACAATTCCTTTCAGCCTCAGGCTCCAGGAATGATGTGGTCAAGTTCACCATCATTTGCTAATGGAATCGCAGCAGTCCATCCCTCACAGCGGACACATGGACTTCCTAGAGCACCATCTCATATGTTAAACCCAACAATGCCCATAAATAACCATCATGTGGGTTCAGCACCAGGGGCTAATTCAATCTGGGACCGGAGACAAGCGTATGCAGGGGAATCACCCAAAGCATCTGGATATCATCCAGGCTCTATTGGGAATATGAGAATGCCAAATAACTCACCACATTCTTTGGACTTTGTTTCTCGTAACATGTATCCTCATGTTAATGGAAACAGCATGGACCTGTCAATTCCCCACAAAAATGTAGGACACCAGGCCCATCACCAAAGGTGCATGATGTATCCCGGAAGAAGCCAGATGGGTCCCGTTATAAATTCATTTGATCAACCTACTGAACGTCCAAGAAATCGTAGAAATGAAGGCAGCTCTAATCAGGGTGACAACAAGAAACAGTACGAACTTGATATTGACCGCATTATGCGAGGGGATGACACCCGAACAACACTTATGATAAAGAACATTCCCAACAA ATATACCTCAAAGATGCTATTGGCTGCAATCGATGAGCGCCATCGTGGAacatataatttcatttatctGCCAATTGATTTTAAG AACAAATGCAATGTGGGGTATGCATTCATCAATATGACTGATCCCAGACAAATTGTTCCATTGTATCag TCATTCAATGGGAAGAAGTGGGAGAAGTTTAATAGTGAGAAGGTGGCATCACTTGCTTATGCTCGAATTCAAGGCAAGTCGGCTCTGATTGCACATTTCCAGAACTCAAGCCTGATGAATGAGGATAAGCGATGCCGTCCCATTCTCTTCAATACTGATGGCCCCAATGCAGGTGATCAG GTGCCTTTCCCAATGGGTGTTAATGTACGAACGAGACCTGGAAAGTCTCGAAACACCAGCAATGAGGAGAACCATGGAGGGAGCCCACCAAACTCAGGAGATGGGGAACATTCTTATAATGGAGGTTCATCTGCAGGTTCTAAGGACTCGGACTAA
- the LOC126791256 gene encoding trihelix transcription factor ASR3, with protein MALEFEHHQRQQHSPLAVDGDSNGAKEGGEDASKAPRLPRWTRQEILVLIRGKRAAESRGVGGGGRTPRSEVGSAAEPKWAAVSTYCKKHGVNRGPVQCRKRWSNLAGDFKKIREWEAQRKDETESFWMMRNDLRRERKLPGFFDKEVYDIMEAVSAGVSPVTLALAPPVMVAEEVEKLFDSRRGATDDGLFSDYEQEESGRSPDKEVRLKSPPAGIPAALPISEKLFKPVHLGQGQGASGQKQPPSIPEMGSTSQDRKRKRFTVDGEEETFSLQNQLIEVMERNGKMLADYFEAQNSHSQLDREQRKEHSDSLIAVLNKFADAFIRIADKL; from the exons ATGGCCTTGGAATTCGAGCACCACCAGCGTCAGCAGCACTCGCCTCTCGCCGTTGACGGCGACTCTAACGGCGCGAAGGAGGGCGGCGAAGATGCGAGCAAGGCGCCGAGGCTGCCGCGGTGGACGCGCCAGGAGATTCTGGTTCTGATAAGGGGGAAGAGGGCGGCGGAGAGCCGCGGCGTCGGCGGCGGTGGGAGGACGCCGAGGTCGGAGGTAGGGTCGGCGGCGGAGCCGAAATGGGCGGCGGTGTCGACGTACTGCAAGAAGCACGGGGTGAACCGGGGGCCGGTGCAGTGCCGGAAGAGGTGGAGCAACCTCGCCGGAGACTTTAAGAAGATAAGGGAGTGGGAGGCGCAGAGGAAGGACGAAACGGAGTCGTTTTGGATGATGAGGAATGATCTGAGGAGGGAGAGGAAGCTTCCTGGGTTTTTTGACAAGGAGGTTTATGATATCATGGAGGCTGTTTCCGCCGGCGTGTCTCCGGTGACTTTGGCGTTGGCGCCGCCGGTGATGGTGGCGGAGGAGGTGGAGAAGCTTTTTGACAGCAGGCGTGGGGCGACTGACGACGGGTTGTTTTCGGATTATGAGCAGGAGGAGTCAGGTCGGAGCCCCGATAAGGAAGTCCGGCTGAAAAGTCCACCCGCCGGGATTCCAGCTGCTTTGCCGATATCAG AGAAGCTGTTCAAACCAGTACATTTGGGACAAGGACAAG GTGCATCAGGCCAAAAACAGCCACCTTCAATTCCAGAGATGGGTTCTACATCTCAAGACCGGAAAAGGAAGCGCTTTACAGTGGATGGAGAGGAGGAAACATTCAGCTTGCAGAATCAGTTGATTGAGGTCATGGAAAGGAATGGTAAAATGCTGGCTGACTATTTTGAGGCTCAGAATTCGCATTCGCAACTGGATAGGGAGCAGAGGAAAGAACATTCTGATAGCTTGATCGCTGTTCTTAACAAGTTTGCAGATGCTTTCATAAGAATCGCTGATAAGTTGTAG
- the LOC126792962 gene encoding protein MEI2-like 4 isoform X1, producing MPSEVMDLKGLSSSSFFSEDAFFPNERQVGCWKSDNLPDKNAGKKSLASSSLEKCQTVKSLDHPDLFSTRGKKVHPGFNRQAVGAERALSHSLNLSRTVSLDSVTKSNVNVETASYYTEGGKVNMMGTQYESSLFSSSLSDLFSMKLRLSSNNTQYGHSADSVDSNYEEEEIFESLEEMEAQTIGNLLPNDDELLSGVTDGLEYNVPLTASDDIEELDFFSSSGGMDLGDDGLSAGQNYSDFPGGASGQQCNGSAVGEHPSRTLFVRNINSNIEDSELRTLFEQYGDIQTLYTACKHRGFVMISYYDIRAARNAMKALQNKPLRRRKLDIHYSIPKDNPSEKDINQGTLVVFNLDSSVSNDELRELFGVYGEIKEIRETPNRIHHKFIEFYDVRAADSALNSLNRSDIAGKRIKLEPSRPGGAKRSSGLEQDDCSLYLQQSSPPSNSVTGFPGNGSVMAVHSAAPSFENMFHHGISSSVPNGHSSVIRVESAVSQSGLTESIHSASPLPHSLPEYHNGLPTCVNCNPTGSVSASISVRPPERIDNRHFPRVSSGHSLELNDSAFGSLGNVNGINPGHHYAWNNSFQPQAPGMMWSSSPSFANGIAAVHPSQRTHGLPRAPSHMLNPTMPINNHHVGSAPGANSIWDRRQAYAGESPKASGYHPGSIGNMRMPNNSPHSLDFVSRNMYPHVNGNSMDLSIPHKNVGHQAHHQRCMMYPGRSQMGPVINSFDQPTERPRNRRNEGSSNQGDNKKQYELDIDRIMRGDDTRTTLMIKNIPNKYTSKMLLAAIDERHRGTYNFIYLPIDFKNKCNVGYAFINMTDPRQIVPLYQSFNGKKWEKFNSEKVASLAYARIQGKSALIAHFQNSSLMNEDKRCRPILFNTDGPNAGDQVPFPMGVNVRTRPGKSRNTSNEENHGGSPPNSGDGEHSYNGGSSAGSKDSD from the exons ATGCCATCTGAAGTAATGGACTTAAAGGGCTTGTCATcatcttccttcttctccgaGGACGCGTTCTTTCCGAATGAG AGGCAGGTTGGGTGTTGGAAGTCGGATAACTTGCCAGATAAAAATG CCGGTAAGAAGTCACTTGCATCATCATCTCTGGAAAAGTGTCAGACGGTGAAATCCCTGGATCACCCTGATTTGTTTTCAACGCGAGGAAAAAAGGTGCACCCCGGCTTCAATAGACAAGCAGTTGGGGCAGAGAGAGCCTTAAGTCATTCCCTGAACTTATCGAGAACTGTGAGCCTTGACTCAGTAACAAAATCTAATGTAAATGTTGAGACAGCATCTTACTATACAGAAGGTGGCAAAGTCAATATGATGGGAACACAGTATGAGAGCAGCCTTTTCTCAAGTTCATTGTCTGATTTGTTTAGTATGAAGT TGAGACTATCGTCAAACAATACACAATATGGGCATTCTGCTGATAGTGTTGATTCAAACTATGAGGAAGAGGAAATTTTTGAATCACTTGAAGAAATGGAAGCCCAAACCATTGGGAACCTTCTCCCTAATGATGATGAGTTGCTTTCTGGGGTTACCGATGGGCTTGAGTATAATGTTCCACTCACTGCTAGTGATGATATTGAGGAGTTAGATTTTTTTAGCAGTAGTGGAGGGATGGATCTGGGAGATGACGGTTTGTCAGCTGGACAAAACTATTCGGATTTCCCTGGAGGAGCTAGTGGTCAGCAATGCAATGGTTCAGCAGTTGGAGAACACCCTTCAAGGACATTGTTTGTGAGAAACATAAACAGTAACATTGAAGACTCTGAGTTGAGAACCCTGTTTGAG CAATATGGAGACATCCAAACTCTTTATACAGCCTGCAAACATCGTGGGTTTGTCATGATATCTTATTATGATATTAGAGCAGCCCGCAATGCAATGAAAGCACTTCAGAACAAACCATTGAGGCGCCGGAAGCTTGACATTCACTACTCAATTCCAAAG GATAATCCTTCTGAGAAAGATATTAATCAGGGCACTCTTGTTGTATTCAACCTTGATTCTTCTGTTTCTAACGACGAACTTCGTGAGCTTTTTGGTGTCTATGGGGAAATCAAAGAG ATCCGTGAAACACCAAATAGAATTCATCACAAGTTTATCGAATTTTATGATGTTAGAGCGGCAGATTCTGCTCTTAACTCCCTGAACAGGAGCGATATAGCAGGGAAGAGGATTAAGCTTGAGCCAAGTCGTCCTGGAGGTGCAAAAAGGAG CTCGGGGTTAGAGCAGGATGATTGTAGCCTTTATTTGCAGCAGAGTAGCCCTCCTAGTAACTCTGTTACTGGTTTTCCTG GTAATGGATCGGTTATGGCAGTACACTCTGCAGCTCCGTCTTTTGAGAACATGTTCCATCATGGGATCTCATCTAGTGTACCCAACGGCCATTCTTCTGTGATCAGAGTTGAATCAGCAGTCAGTCAGTCTGGCCTCACTGAGTCCATTCATTCAGCAAGCCCACTGCCCCATTCACTTCCAGAGTATCATAATGGTTTGCCTACTTGTGTCAACTGCAATCCAACAGGCAGTGTATCTGCAAGTATCAGTGTTAGGCCACCAGAAAGAATTGACAACAGGCACTTTCCTAGAGTCTCAAGTGGGCACTCACTTGAACTCAATGACAGTG CTTTTGGATCGTTGGGTAATGTGAACGGCATTAATCCTGGACATCATTATGCATGGAACAATTCCTTTCAGCCTCAGGCTCCAGGAATGATGTGGTCAAGTTCACCATCATTTGCTAATGGAATCGCAGCAGTCCATCCCTCACAGCGGACACATGGACTTCCTAGAGCACCATCTCATATGTTAAACCCAACAATGCCCATAAATAACCATCATGTGGGTTCAGCACCAGGGGCTAATTCAATCTGGGACCGGAGACAAGCGTATGCAGGGGAATCACCCAAAGCATCTGGATATCATCCAGGCTCTATTGGGAATATGAGAATGCCAAATAACTCACCACATTCTTTGGACTTTGTTTCTCGTAACATGTATCCTCATGTTAATGGAAACAGCATGGACCTGTCAATTCCCCACAAAAATGTAGGACACCAGGCCCATCACCAAAGGTGCATGATGTATCCCGGAAGAAGCCAGATGGGTCCCGTTATAAATTCATTTGATCAACCTACTGAACGTCCAAGAAATCGTAGAAATGAAGGCAGCTCTAATCAGGGTGACAACAAGAAACAGTACGAACTTGATATTGACCGCATTATGCGAGGGGATGACACCCGAACAACACTTATGATAAAGAACATTCCCAACAA ATATACCTCAAAGATGCTATTGGCTGCAATCGATGAGCGCCATCGTGGAacatataatttcatttatctGCCAATTGATTTTAAG AACAAATGCAATGTGGGGTATGCATTCATCAATATGACTGATCCCAGACAAATTGTTCCATTGTATCag TCATTCAATGGGAAGAAGTGGGAGAAGTTTAATAGTGAGAAGGTGGCATCACTTGCTTATGCTCGAATTCAAGGCAAGTCGGCTCTGATTGCACATTTCCAGAACTCAAGCCTGATGAATGAGGATAAGCGATGCCGTCCCATTCTCTTCAATACTGATGGCCCCAATGCAGGTGATCAG GTGCCTTTCCCAATGGGTGTTAATGTACGAACGAGACCTGGAAAGTCTCGAAACACCAGCAATGAGGAGAACCATGGAGGGAGCCCACCAAACTCAGGAGATGGGGAACATTCTTATAATGGAGGTTCATCTGCAGGTTCTAAGGACTCGGACTAA
- the LOC126790545 gene encoding histone-lysine N-methyltransferase, H3 lysine-9 specific SUVH4-like isoform X1 — MAAPEESVLQRRASLRLRYSQQKPFYGTRKRAGSEAAARDGVVVSKKSKVKLSSPANKTETGIKTLGRHSVDADDEAEESRESDGGNESVELNGRDMSVYVASGAKIDDEGRSYVVKLKETLRRFNLHYLHFVQEEEKRCRKLENESESHDDLKKPSKGTDKKTIPENGSGSVVLQKKQSKRPDLKAISQMLRDKEILYPEKSIGHLLGIEVGQQFFSRAEMVVAGFHSHWLNGIDIVGKSKGKDKFKGYTLPIAVAIVLSGQYEDDVDNSDEIVYTGQGGNDLLGNKRQIQDQVMRAGNLALKNNMEQFLPVRVIRGHKCDTSYTKKVYTYDGLYQVHHYWAEKGVAGFTVFKYRLKRLPGQPKLITNQVLYTNGKGSKAQSELPGLVCKDICNGLEDIQVPVTNIVDIPPVAPVGLTYITTTEVAKGVYIPPRARGCSCQGNCTNSRTCSCAQLNGGDFPYVSRDGGRLVEAKAVVFECGPQCGCGPNCVNRASQRGLKYRLEVFRTHDKGWAVRSWDFIPAGAPVCEYIAILRRNDEIDNLSEKDNEYVFEIDCWQTMNGIGRREKRMGNVAIPNSDAISESDPEYCYDAGSRGNVARYINHSCDPNLFVQCVLREHHDVRLARIVLFAADNIPALQELSYDYGYELDSVVGPDGKVKKLFCCCGAAGCRKRLY, encoded by the exons ATGGCCGCACCGGAGGAATCAGTGCTCCAGCGCCGGGCGAGTCTTCGGCTTCGCTactcgcagcagaagcctTTCTATGGCACTAGGAAGAGGGCCGGATCGGAGGCTGCCGCTCGGGACGGCGTCGTTGTGAGCAAGAAGTCCAAGGTTAAGCTCTCGTCACCGGCGAACAAGACCGAGACTGGGATCAAGACATTGGGGAGGCACAGTGTGGATGCTGACGATGAAGCTGAAGAATCGAGAGAGAGTGATGGTGGGAATGAGAGTGTGGAGTTGAATGGGCGTGATATGAGTGTGTATGTAGCTTCTGGAGCCAAGATTGATGATGAGGGTAGAAGCTATGTTGTCAAGTTGAAGGAGACGCTCCGACGATTCAATCTGCATTACCTTCATTTTGTTCAG GAAGAGGAGAAGAGATGCAGGAAGCTGGAG AATGAGAGTGAAAGCCATGATGATCTAAAGAAACCTTCAAAGGGAACTGATAAGAAGACAATTCCTGAG AATGGGAGTGGAAGTGTTGTTCTTCAGAAGAAGCAGTCCAAGAGACCTGATCTTAAGGCAATTTCACAG ATGTTGAGGGACAAAGAAATTCTATACCCTGAAAAATCAATTGGTCATCTACTGG GTATTGAGGTCGGACAACAGTTCTTCTCTCGAGCTGAAATGGTGGTTGCAGGGTTTCATAGCCACTGGTTGAATGGAATTGATATTGTTGGAAAATCTAAAGGAAAG GACAAATTCAAAGGATATACCTTGCCTATTGCAGTGGCAATCGTGTTGTCCGGTCAATATGAAGATGATGTTGATAACTCGGATGAAATTGTGTACACTGGCCAAGGTGGAAATGACTTACTTGGTAATAAACGTCAGATCCAAGATCAAGTAATGCGTGCGGGTAATTTGGCTCTTAAG AATAATATGGAGCAGTTTCTTCCCGTCAGAGTTATCCGTGGTCATAAATGTGACACTAGCTATACTAAGAAAGTTTATACATATGATGGATTGTACCAG GTTCACCATTATTGGGCAGAGAAGGGTGTAGCAGGGTTTACCGTATTTAAGTACCGTTTGAAGCGACTTCCAGGGCAACCTAAATTGATCACTAATCAG GTTTTATATACTAATGGGAAAGGGTCTAAAGCTCAGTCGGAATTGCCTGG GTTGGTGTGCAAGGACATTTGCAATGGTCTAGAAGATATACAAGTTCCAGTTACCAATATAGTTGATATTCCTCCTGTAGCGCCTGTAG GCCTTACATATATCACAACTACTGAAGTTGCCAAAGGTGTATACATTCCACCACGTGCTCGTGGGTGCAGTTGCCAAGGTAACTGTACTAATTCAAGGACTTGTTCCTGTGCTCAACTCAACGGTGGTGACTTCCCTTACGTTAGTAGAGATGGTGGAAG ATTGGTTGAAGCAAAGGCTGTTGTGTTTGAGTGCGGTCCACAATGTGGCTGTGGACCAAATTGTGTGAATCGCGCGTCTCAACGAGGATTGAAATATCGACTTGAG GTATTCCGCACACATGATAAAGGCTGGGCTGTTAGGTCTTGGGACTTTATTCCTGCTGGTGCACCTGTATGTGAGTACATTGCAATTCTTAGAAGGAATGATGAAATAGATAATCTCTCAGAGAAAGATAATGAGTATGTATTTGAAATTGATTGCTGGCAGACGATGAATGGAATAGGGAGAAGAGAG AAACGAATGGGGAATGTGGCTATTCCAAACAGTGATGCCATATCAGAAAGTGATCCCGAGTATTGCTATGATGCAGGTTCACGTGGCAATGTAGCTAGATATATTAATCATAGTTGTGATCCGAATCTCTTTGTACAGTGTGTTTTGAGGGAGCATCATGATGTTAGGCTTGCTAGAATTGTGTTATTCGCAGCAGATAACATACCTGCATTGCAG GAACTTTCATATGACTATGGATATGAACTTGACAGCGTGGTTGGTCCcgatggaaaagtaaagaagtTATTTTGCTGTTGTGGTGCAGCAGGATGTAGAAAGCGTTTGTACTAG